A genome region from Blautia coccoides includes the following:
- a CDS encoding IS110 family transposase codes for MNCNTQNTKIASITEKTLIVGIDVGSETHYARAFDWRNFEFTRKPLIFSNTQAGFLTFKAWIEEIQEKNGKTAVIPGMEPTGHYWFALGKFLQDNGMKPVHVNPHHVKKSKELDDNNPNKNDRKDPKTIAALVNEGRFSYPYIPTGIYAEMRSLSNLRFQTQEEVTRIKNRIARWFAIYFPEYKDVYRDLKAVSGRMILKAAPLPEDIGKLGVEGVNQIWRDAKLRGAGMKRAKTLVSAAEHSVGSKEAPEAARMELKNLLDDMDVYTSRLEELVQKIEGKLKEIPYIDKLLEIKGIGMVTVSGFIAEVGDIRRFDNPKQLQKLAGYAIVANDSGKHNGESRISYRGRKRLRYVLYEAAISLVGKNAEFREIHEYYRTRKENPLKKMQSVVAVACKVIRVFYTILTKGVDYDAARLLGDIKHPQMQTA; via the coding sequence ATGAATTGTAACACACAGAACACAAAAATTGCATCCATAACTGAAAAAACTTTGATCGTTGGTATTGATGTCGGAAGCGAAACGCACTATGCGAGAGCATTTGACTGGAGAAATTTCGAGTTTACCAGAAAACCTTTGATTTTCAGCAATACACAAGCAGGGTTCCTTACATTTAAGGCATGGATCGAGGAAATACAAGAAAAGAATGGTAAAACCGCTGTAATTCCCGGAATGGAGCCAACAGGACACTATTGGTTCGCTTTAGGAAAGTTCCTGCAGGACAACGGAATGAAACCTGTGCATGTAAATCCCCATCATGTCAAGAAATCCAAGGAACTGGATGATAACAATCCTAATAAAAATGACCGCAAAGATCCAAAGACGATTGCCGCACTGGTGAATGAGGGACGTTTTTCCTACCCTTATATACCAACCGGGATTTATGCAGAGATGAGAAGCTTATCCAATCTACGCTTCCAGACACAGGAGGAAGTTACCCGGATCAAGAACCGCATTGCCAGATGGTTTGCCATTTACTTTCCTGAATACAAAGACGTTTATAGGGATTTAAAGGCAGTCAGCGGGCGGATGATACTGAAGGCAGCGCCGCTGCCGGAGGACATCGGGAAGTTGGGCGTGGAAGGTGTAAACCAGATCTGGAGAGACGCAAAGCTGAGAGGGGCTGGAATGAAGAGGGCAAAGACCCTGGTATCAGCTGCAGAGCACAGCGTAGGCAGTAAGGAAGCACCGGAGGCAGCGAGAATGGAACTGAAAAATCTGCTGGACGACATGGATGTATATACATCAAGACTGGAAGAACTGGTGCAAAAGATAGAAGGTAAGCTGAAAGAAATACCATATATAGATAAGCTGCTGGAGATCAAAGGGATCGGTATGGTGACAGTAAGTGGATTTATTGCAGAGGTGGGCGACATTAGACGTTTTGACAACCCCAAACAGCTGCAAAAGCTTGCAGGCTATGCGATCGTGGCGAACGATTCAGGCAAGCATAATGGAGAGAGCCGTATCAGCTACCGAGGAAGAAAACGACTGAGATATGTACTGTATGAAGCGGCGATATCACTAGTCGGAAAGAATGCGGAATTTCGAGAGATCCATGAATACTATCGGACGAGAAAAGAGAATCCGCTGAAAAAGATGCAGTCAGTAGTGGCAGTGGCATGTAAGGTGATCAGGGTGTTTTATACGATCCTGACAAAAGGAGTCGATTATGACGCTGCAAGGCTGCTGGGTGATATCAAGCATCCGCAGATGCAGACAGCATAA
- a CDS encoding signal peptidase I, with product MSKKKKKDKKSPVSVICSALGTVLLVGLVLVCLPITATRLFGYDAYSVVSGSMEPAIPTGSLVYVQEAAPEDMEKDDVIAFYGAKDSNAIITHRVVENKVVMGEFITKGDANKTEDMNPVPYSNFIGKVVYSIPVLGSIAEALTSTMGKIIAGGVIAAALILEVIASAVRRRE from the coding sequence TTGAGCAAGAAGAAGAAAAAGGATAAAAAAAGCCCAGTGTCTGTGATTTGCAGTGCACTGGGCACTGTTTTATTAGTAGGTCTGGTGCTTGTTTGCCTTCCCATTACAGCAACCAGGCTTTTTGGCTATGATGCTTATTCCGTGGTGAGCGGAAGCATGGAGCCTGCAATTCCTACGGGAAGCCTGGTATATGTACAGGAAGCAGCGCCGGAGGATATGGAAAAGGATGATGTAATCGCTTTCTACGGCGCAAAGGATTCAAACGCCATAATCACCCATAGGGTCGTAGAAAACAAAGTTGTCATGGGTGAATTTATCACCAAAGGCGATGCCAATAAGACGGAGGATATGAATCCGGTACCCTATAGTAATTTTATAGGTAAAGTGGTGTATTCCATTCCTGTTCTGGGAAGTATTGCGGAGGCACTTACCAGCACAATGGGAAAAATCATAGCAGGTGGTGTGATCGCCGCGGCCTTGATCCTGGAAGTTATAGCATCTGCTGTCCGAAGGCGTGAATAA
- a CDS encoding class C sortase, with product MKRKISTILFALLFLAGFGILIYPTVSDQWNTYRQSKLISSYEDVINEMTPEDFTKEWEAARAFDESLTQNNLYGDVFGEDKVELENTEYWKVLNVNNDGVMGYLSIPKINIKVAIYHGTGDDVLQTGVGHLNGTKLPIGGESTHSVLAAHRGLPSARLFTDIDQLKRGDLFYIHVLDDTLAYEVDQILTMIDKDDRETLDGAMAIEEGQDYVTLFTCTPYGVNSHRLLVRGHRVPYTGEEEIESTPVQSMLKAVQNYYMLYLILGLSVTLLVILLMRFLFKPRKKNKKE from the coding sequence ATGAAGAGAAAAATTTCAACGATTCTGTTCGCGTTATTATTTCTGGCAGGGTTCGGAATACTGATCTATCCGACTGTTTCCGATCAATGGAACACATACCGCCAGAGTAAGCTGATAAGCAGCTATGAAGATGTTATCAATGAAATGACACCTGAAGACTTTACAAAAGAATGGGAGGCCGCAAGAGCCTTTGATGAATCCCTGACACAAAACAATCTATATGGCGATGTGTTCGGCGAGGACAAAGTAGAACTGGAAAATACAGAATACTGGAAAGTTCTTAACGTTAACAACGACGGAGTGATGGGATACCTTTCCATCCCCAAGATCAACATAAAAGTTGCTATTTACCATGGCACAGGAGATGACGTTCTCCAGACCGGAGTAGGCCACCTAAACGGAACAAAATTACCGATCGGAGGCGAAAGTACACATAGTGTGCTGGCCGCCCACAGGGGACTTCCAAGTGCCAGATTATTTACCGATATTGACCAGTTAAAACGCGGAGATTTGTTTTACATCCACGTGCTGGACGATACATTAGCCTATGAGGTTGACCAGATCCTCACCATGATAGACAAAGACGACAGGGAAACCCTGGATGGTGCAATGGCGATCGAAGAAGGTCAGGATTATGTAACATTGTTTACTTGCACTCCGTACGGTGTAAACTCCCACAGACTTTTAGTCCGCGGACATCGGGTACCGTATACCGGAGAGGAAGAAATAGAAAGCACACCGGTCCAGTCCATGCTGAAAGCAGTACAGAATTATTATATGCTGTATCTGATACTTGGATTGTCGGTAACATTACTAGTGATACTTTTAATGAGATTCCTGTTTAAACCACGGAAAAAGAACAAAAAGGAATAA
- a CDS encoding DUF5979 domain-containing protein codes for MKKTIKKGSALALALALMLSATILPKVYAAFGIDTEKSCSLTFELDGTYQELNGLTIPIHLYRVADVEENGEYKVLPGYEDLDLASINDKTTAEDWEKLAGKASELVENQSAVPDAEVQMQKPDGGDKSTVTADNLSTGMYLVIAESVQSAAYTYDFIPYLISLPNNYYGQTQDDTWVYDVTTGLKPSQTQRYGDLVIDKTLTAYNATLGGADFIFQVEAERDFEVVYSNVVSISFDAPGTKSVKIEHIPAGAAVTVTEVYSGASYELTSDGTQQTVIAADDTVGVSFENTYDHRNNGGSSVVNRFTYNDGDWDWEQQKDSTGEQE; via the coding sequence ATGAAAAAGACAATAAAAAAAGGAAGTGCATTGGCTCTGGCTCTGGCATTGATGCTTTCCGCAACCATACTGCCTAAGGTATATGCAGCCTTTGGCATTGATACAGAAAAAAGCTGTTCCCTGACCTTTGAACTGGACGGAACATATCAGGAGCTGAATGGTCTGACCATCCCCATTCATTTATACAGAGTGGCAGATGTAGAGGAAAATGGTGAGTACAAAGTATTACCCGGATATGAAGATTTGGATCTGGCATCCATAAATGACAAGACAACTGCTGAGGATTGGGAAAAACTTGCAGGAAAAGCATCTGAACTAGTGGAGAATCAGTCCGCTGTTCCGGACGCTGAGGTACAGATGCAAAAACCCGATGGTGGAGACAAATCCACAGTAACTGCAGATAATCTTTCTACAGGCATGTACCTGGTGATCGCAGAGTCGGTGCAGTCGGCAGCGTACACATATGATTTTATACCGTATCTGATTTCTCTGCCAAACAACTACTACGGCCAGACACAGGATGATACCTGGGTATATGATGTGACTACAGGATTAAAACCGTCACAGACACAGAGGTACGGAGATTTAGTCATAGACAAAACACTTACTGCATATAACGCCACATTAGGCGGAGCTGATTTCATTTTCCAGGTGGAGGCAGAAAGAGATTTTGAAGTGGTGTACAGCAATGTGGTATCTATTTCCTTTGATGCACCAGGAACCAAAAGTGTAAAAATTGAGCATATCCCGGCAGGAGCTGCTGTTACAGTAACTGAAGTGTACAGCGGTGCAAGCTATGAATTGACTTCCGACGGGACACAGCAGACAGTGATTGCCGCGGATGACACAGTGGGTGTCTCATTTGAAAACACATATGACCACCGCAATAACGGCGGCAGCAGTGTAGTCAACCGGTTCACATATAATGATGGCGACTGGGATTGGGAACAGCAGAAAGACAGTACAGGTGAGCAGGAGTAA
- a CDS encoding sortase B protein-sorting domain-containing protein — MKKKILCLVMAAIMTVGTAATAYAEDFKSDKNWQVDFDGDKMNSNFSSKDMAEEIYGILPGDTMELQVKIKNSGEEQTDWYMSNEVLESLEEGSKAEGGAYTYVLTYYDPSGEEAVLFDSETVGGEGSSRVGKGLEQATDSLDDFFYLDRLDAGKAASVHLRVVLDGETQGNGYQDTLARLQMNFAVEKVAPSTVTVKGKDTVIRKTVTGESNTVKKTITRPKTGDTTNILLFSTAALVSGLVLLLLGVAAMKKRHEKGELKS, encoded by the coding sequence ATGAAAAAGAAAATTTTGTGCCTTGTCATGGCAGCGATCATGACCGTAGGCACAGCGGCGACTGCATATGCAGAGGATTTTAAAAGTGATAAAAACTGGCAGGTAGATTTTGACGGAGACAAAATGAACAGCAATTTCAGTTCCAAAGATATGGCTGAGGAGATATACGGAATCCTTCCCGGTGATACCATGGAGCTGCAGGTAAAGATAAAGAATTCCGGTGAAGAACAGACAGACTGGTATATGTCCAATGAAGTTCTGGAAAGTCTGGAAGAGGGAAGCAAGGCAGAAGGCGGAGCTTACACATATGTATTGACATACTATGATCCATCCGGTGAAGAGGCAGTCTTGTTTGACAGTGAAACTGTAGGCGGAGAGGGTTCATCCCGTGTGGGTAAGGGCCTTGAGCAGGCTACAGATTCCCTTGATGATTTCTTCTACCTGGACAGACTGGATGCAGGAAAAGCAGCTTCTGTTCACCTGAGAGTTGTCTTAGACGGTGAGACACAGGGCAATGGCTACCAGGACACACTGGCTCGTCTGCAGATGAATTTTGCAGTAGAGAAGGTAGCGCCATCCACTGTCACAGTGAAGGGTAAGGATACTGTCATAAGAAAGACAGTTACAGGCGAATCCAATACCGTGAAAAAGACCATCACCCGTCCTAAGACAGGAGATACCACCAATATTCTCCTTTTCAGCACAGCAGCATTAGTCAGCGGATTGGTACTGCTGCTTCTGGGAGTTGCCGCAATGAAAAAACGCCATGAGAAAGGGGAGCTGAAGTCATGA
- a CDS encoding class C sortase, whose translation MKKRTHIIIVSLLFLAGLSLLLYPFVSNQWNNYRQSKLISSYEETVNEKNAAGEIDYKVEEDRAEAYNNALLPSILPDSFAVAEASEEDEEYMSCLNLTGDGMMGYVEIPKINIKIPVFHTTEDEVLQKAAGHLEGSSLPIGGESTHAVISAHRGLPSATLFTDLDKLKEGDHFLLYILDDILCYEVDKISVVEPDQTESLAVEEGKDLVTLFTCTPYGVNSQRLLVRGHRVPYEEAEMEETPTSLLTGVSMHTSYLFWVIVGLTVTAAFVIFLYIREKKLRAKLNEKEEQENEELTDK comes from the coding sequence ATGAAAAAAAGAACACACATAATCATTGTATCCCTTCTGTTTTTAGCCGGTTTGTCCTTGCTGCTGTATCCCTTCGTATCCAATCAATGGAATAACTACAGACAGAGTAAACTGATCAGCAGTTATGAGGAAACGGTAAATGAAAAAAACGCAGCGGGTGAGATAGACTACAAAGTCGAAGAAGACCGGGCGGAAGCCTACAACAATGCTCTTCTTCCCAGTATCCTCCCAGACTCCTTTGCCGTAGCAGAAGCTTCCGAGGAAGACGAGGAATATATGTCTTGTCTTAACCTCACAGGTGATGGTATGATGGGATATGTAGAAATCCCTAAAATCAATATCAAAATCCCTGTTTTTCACACTACGGAGGATGAGGTACTTCAAAAAGCAGCAGGCCATCTGGAAGGAAGTTCCCTTCCCATTGGAGGAGAGAGCACACATGCTGTTATTTCCGCTCACAGAGGACTGCCAAGTGCTACTCTGTTCACAGATCTTGACAAGTTAAAGGAAGGCGACCATTTCCTTCTCTATATATTAGATGATATCCTCTGCTATGAAGTGGATAAGATATCAGTAGTAGAACCTGACCAGACAGAAAGCCTTGCAGTGGAGGAAGGAAAAGATTTAGTTACCCTTTTTACTTGTACACCATATGGTGTGAACAGCCAGAGACTTCTTGTCCGTGGACATCGTGTTCCTTATGAGGAGGCTGAGATGGAAGAAACACCAACTTCCCTTCTGACCGGTGTAAGTATGCACACAAGCTATTTGTTCTGGGTAATTGTTGGTCTGACAGTGACAGCAGCCTTTGTTATTTTCCTCTATATCCGTGAAAAGAAATTAAGAGCAAAACTTAATGAAAAGGAAGAACAGGAGAATGAGGAGCTGACGGACAAATAA
- a CDS encoding SpaA isopeptide-forming pilin-related protein encodes MKKIRKIFAVLLSLAMVLGMSMTTFAAEETGKTETTNAKVTVSGNGITDVGTGGTAATVKYLQIVEPNRTSVDGYAIKNEFASYFGEITVKNLIEMAKGESVNENAAAGKLNSNKDLATILQSIASAKASDMITADEASFTAEQGGLYLITASLTGYTYSPMLVYVPVNSTDSINVTAKGAPDEIIKAVEEGGESVEEGQEVPYTIDSTYPYYGPQYENVKYVITDKLTNATFMQDTLQITGAGTDKDAYKVEYNTDNNVMTITFKYNRTLAGNAVRITYKAKVGKVSVANPLTNTVDRDTATGEDGDSITRTRYEVISNPVKLVFNKVDASNVEHLLNNAEFSLYNASNDKLIREKITGVDGVFTIDGLDAQEKYYVVETKAPDGYKLDTTKYMLERSTKDDKPDVKHETVTDTDGVEVNVITTTHIFADDFHVNANKGDAANTIPNTTLSSLPSTGGIGTTIFTIGGCLIMIVAAGLFFASRRKSAK; translated from the coding sequence ATGAAAAAAATCAGAAAGATTTTTGCAGTGTTATTATCACTGGCAATGGTGCTCGGAATGAGCATGACGACGTTTGCTGCAGAAGAAACAGGAAAAACAGAAACAACGAACGCAAAAGTTACGGTGTCTGGAAATGGTATCACAGATGTAGGAACAGGTGGAACAGCCGCAACAGTAAAATATTTACAGATTGTAGAACCTAATAGAACGTCAGTAGATGGTTATGCAATTAAGAATGAATTCGCAAGTTACTTTGGTGAAATAACAGTTAAAAATTTAATTGAGATGGCAAAGGGAGAGTCAGTAAATGAGAATGCAGCTGCTGGAAAATTAAATTCAAATAAAGATTTAGCTACAATTTTGCAGAGTATTGCTTCAGCAAAAGCAAGTGATATGATAACGGCAGATGAGGCGAGTTTTACAGCTGAACAGGGTGGCTTATATTTAATCACAGCATCCCTGACCGGTTATACCTATTCACCAATGCTTGTATATGTTCCGGTTAACTCAACAGATAGTATTAATGTAACTGCAAAAGGTGCTCCAGATGAGATTATTAAAGCTGTAGAAGAGGGTGGGGAATCTGTAGAGGAAGGTCAGGAAGTTCCTTATACAATTGATTCTACTTATCCATATTATGGACCACAGTACGAGAATGTAAAATATGTCATTACAGATAAATTGACAAATGCAACATTCATGCAGGATACTCTCCAGATTACAGGAGCAGGAACTGATAAAGACGCTTATAAAGTTGAATATAATACAGACAACAATGTAATGACAATCACTTTCAAGTATAATCGCACATTAGCAGGAAACGCAGTAAGAATTACATATAAAGCAAAGGTTGGCAAAGTATCTGTGGCAAATCCTTTGACAAATACTGTTGACAGAGATACAGCAACTGGAGAAGATGGTGATTCAATAACCAGAACAAGATATGAGGTAATTTCTAATCCAGTTAAATTGGTATTTAATAAAGTTGATGCATCTAATGTAGAACATTTACTTAATAATGCAGAATTTAGTTTATATAATGCGTCAAATGATAAATTGATTCGTGAAAAGATTACAGGTGTTGATGGTGTGTTTACTATTGATGGTTTAGATGCACAGGAAAAATATTATGTAGTTGAGACAAAAGCTCCAGACGGATACAAATTGGATACAACTAAGTATATGTTAGAAAGATCAACTAAAGACGATAAACCAGATGTTAAGCACGAAACAGTTACAGATACCGATGGAGTTGAGGTTAATGTTATAACTACAACACATATATTTGCGGATGATTTCCATGTAAATGCAAATAAGGGTGATGCGGCAAATACAATCCCTAATACTACACTTTCTTCCCTGCCATCCACAGGTGGAATCGGTACAACAATCTTCACCATCGGCGGATGCCTTATCATGATTGTAGCAGCAGGCCTGTTCTTCGCAAGCCGCAGAAAATCTGCTAAATAA